Below is a window of Thermomicrobium sp. 4228-Ro DNA.
CCCCTACGAGGTGGACGGACCGTCCTCGCTGGGCACGACCAGGAAGTCCAGCGCCTCGCTCGGTGTCCAGCGCCCCGGATGCAGCGAGTCCTCCTGCCAGCGCAGGGGGTTTTCGACGATGTACTGGCGGATCCGCTCCAGCTCGCGGTCGGAACGGACGATCCGTTCCCAGAAATTCCGCTGCCACACCGGCGCACCCGGCGTGCCGCGTTCCCGGTTGATCCGCCGCGCCGCCGCGGCCTTGAACGCGCCGACGACCGCACCGAGACTGCCGGCGGGAAGCCGCGGCACAGCCTGCTCCGAGGGCGACGCGTCGGCCGGCGGGTCTTCGGTCAGCCAGACAATCCCGTGGACGTGATTGGGCATGACGACGAATTCCTCTTCGAGCAGGAGCACGTTCCGGCGGAGCTGCGCGGTGCGGAACCATTCTTCCCGCACGATCTCGCCGAACCGGTTCACCTGCACGGCGCCACCGACGACCGTGCCGAAGAGCGGCTCGCGGTCGACCGTACAGACCGTCACGAAATA
It encodes the following:
- a CDS encoding transposase, producing MPAGYFVTVCTVDREPLFGTVVGGAVQVNRFGEIVREEWFRTAQLRRNVLLLEEEFVVMPNHVHGIVWLTEDPPADASPSEQAVPRLPAGSLGAVVGAFKAAAARRINRERGTPGAPVWQRNFWERIVRSDRELERIRQYIVENPLRWQEDSLHPGRWTPSEALDFLVVPSEDGPSTS